The genomic region ACATCGTATTTATACCAGTTAAAACGGCCCAGGAATTGTATGACACAGATAAACTCTTTGAAATTCTGGCCGCAGCTACCAGTGAAAAGGAAGTTGATGAAGCAAAGCGACAGATTACCCAACTTTTGATCAAACGTCACCGGGAAGAGGATTTTACCATAACGACCCAGGCAGCCATGTTAGAAAGTATGAATTCTATTTTAACTACCTTAACCTGGGTTTTAGGGGCTATAGCCGGAATCTCTTTGGTGGTGGGAGGAATAGGAATTATGAATATCATGTTGGTTTCTGTCAGTGAACGAACCCACGAGATTGGAATTCGGAAGGCTGTAGGGGCCAAGAGACGAGATATTCTTTCTCAATTCCTGGTAGAGTCTATTACCATCAGTGCATTGGGAGGATTACTGGGGATGATTCTAGGGGTTGGTCTGGCTCGAGGGCTGGCTTTTAGCTTTCCTTCGTTGCCGGTTAAAGTTTCACTGTGGTCTATCATTTTAGCCCTTAGTTTTTCCATTTTCGTCGGGATCTTTTTCGGTGTTTACCCGGCACATAAAGCTTCTGAACTGGATCCCATCGAAGCCCTTCGACATGAATAGTCAGAATAAAGTGGATCTTAGACCTTTCTCTCTATTGCCCATCATGACCTCTCAAAGGTTCCTTTTCAGGTTGAAGAAGTATTATAATTAAAAAGGGTCTGGTCTAAATCTCTAAATCAGTAACTATTTTAAATCTATTATCATGGCCGGTATCTTATATATTGTTTCAACACCCATTGGAAACTACGAGGATATAACCTTACGAGCCCTTCGTATTTTGAGGGAAGTAGATCTGGTTGTTTGTGAAGAGTTTAAAGAAGGAAAAAAGCTCCTCCACCATTATGAGATCCAAACCGAACTGGAAAGCCTCAATGAGCATAATGAAGCCCAAATAACTCCCTATCTTCTTGATCAGTTGGTTCAGGGGAAAAGGATTGCCCTGATCTCGGATGCTGGTACTCCTGTTTTTTCTGATCCAGGATTGTCATTGGTTCAGAAAGCCCTTGAGGCGAGCATACCCGTACATCCTGTTCCAGGGCCCTCTTCCCTCATGGCAGCGCTGGTTGTTTGTGGATTTGACCTGAGTAAATTCCTTTATTACGGCTGGCTCTCTCCTAAAAAAGAAATACGACGCAGGGAACTCTCTGCTCTCAAGAAAGAGAGAAAACCTATTGTGTTATTAGACACGCCGTATCGGCTTATTCCCGTTTTAGAAGATATTACTTTGATTTTTGGCCCGGATCAGGAAATAGCCGTTGCTTTGGATTTGACCCTTCCTTCTGAAGAAATTCGACGAGGACCGGTCGGGAAGGTACGGGATTACTATAAAGAAAAGAAAACATCGGGGGAATTTGTACTCATCATCAATAGCCCACAACCTCCGAGAAAATCAACGGGGAGATAACTTTACCGATCTATCCTTCACAGTCCCGGTTCCATAGTTTCTGGTTCTGTTCCAGGCTATTAACCCGAGATTTAAACGGCCCTTAAAGGATACATTACCTTCGATTTCCCTAAAGGGAGAGCTGTTTTCTCAGAGAAAAAAGCCTTATTTTATTACGATATCTTTAAATTAATTTAAATTTTTCTCTTGAACTTCCCGTTGCTATGTGGTAATCTTCTTTTTTCAAGAAAGCCCATAGCAGGCTGATTTCACAGAATTTTCAACAGCTCAGAAGCTGGAAGAGGGACCTGCCGGGAGGCCAAAACAAAATGGATATAGAAAGATTCGAATGGCTTGAAATACCCGAGGAGAAAAGGGTCAAATCGGAACTGAAAAGAGAAACTCCTGATGTTTCTGCTAAACGATGCCCCAAGTGTGGCTGGCTTGATCATATCAGTGTGGTAGAATGCTTCCGTTGTGGATATGATTATCAAACCGGCCATCTTTATGCCGATTTTCTGAAAAATCGAAATCTGGAGATTCCCGAACCGGTTGTGAAAGTTACCTTGGATTTTAATAGAATTCTCAACAGCCGTCGCGTGGATAGTTATCAAGATTACCTCTTGCGCCTGCAGGTTGAAGAACACGCCTTAATTAAGGGTTTTGATAAACTTATCTCCCTCTCCAGTTCGAATATCATCCATTATCAACACCAGTTAGATACCGCCCTTAAGGTGTTAAACCAAATGCGGGGCCAGGCCTTATTAGCCGATGAAGTAGGATTGGGGAAGACCATTGAAGCCGGGATTATCATGAAAGAACTTATGGAGAGGGGTCTGATCAAAAAGATTCTTATTCTTACGCCGGCTTCTCTGGTCACCCAGTGGCAGGAAGAGCTTTTAACTAAATTCGGAGAAACCTTCATCATTGCTGAAAATCCAGCCGATTGGAAGGAAGATAAAATTATTGCCTCTTTGTCGAAAGCTCAACGTCCTGAGATAGCCAAACTTATTTACCCCTATAGCTATGATCTGTTAATCATTGATGAGGCCCATAAGCTCAAGAGCCGATTTACCCAGCGCTTTAAGTTTGTCAATCAAATTAAGAAAAAATATGTCTTGATGTTGACAGCAACCCCGGTCCATAACGATCTCACCGAGCTTTATAGTCTGGTTACCATCTTGAAACCGGGGTTATTGGGAACCATACGGGCTTTTAAGAGGCAATATGTCTCAAAGCAAGACCCCAGGCAGCCCAAGAATGAAGCCAGGTTAAAGAAACTGCTCTCCGAGGTGATGGTTCGAAACCGCCGATCAAGTGTCGGTATTCAGTTCCCCTCACGTCGGGCGGCCATTTATCATTTTAATCTGACCCCTGAAGAACAGCGCCTCTACCAGGAGGTAACCAATTACATTCGAGAAGAATTCAAAGCCGAAACCAGAAATCAATACCATTTGCTTTCCCTGACCACCCTACAGAAGGAACTCTGTAGCAGCGCCAGAGCTGTTAAAGCAACCCTTGCAAAAATGGCAGACCGGGAGCAATATCCCCGAATTACCCGACAGAGATTTCAATTTTTCATGGAGTTGGCCGATAAGATTCGATCTCCTCGTAAAGTGGAAGCCCTACTTGAAATCATCCATCAATTCAAAGGGAAGTTTGTTATTTTTACGGAGTTCTTGAATACCCTCTTTTATCTTCAAGAAACCTTAGAAACCCACGGGATCTCTACCAGGATATTCCACGGTGGTATGAGTCTATCCCAACGTTTAGAAGCCATCCGGGATTTAGAACGATCTGCCCAGGTTTTAATCTCTACCCAGGCCGGTGGAGAAGGGCTTAATCTCCAGTTTTGTCATCAGATGATTAACTATGATTTACCCTGGAATCCTATGATGGTAGAACAACGTATCGGAAGGTTACATCGTTTAGGACAAAGTAAAGAGGTTTTAATTTTTAACCTCTCTACCAACGCGACAATTGAAGCCCACATCCTGGAACTCCTGGCTAAAAAGATTCGATTATTTGAACTGGTTATCGGTGAGCTGGATTTAATCCTGGGAGCTATGGATGACAAAAGAAGTTTTGAGCAGGTCATAACGGATATCTGGATTTCAAGTCAAAATAATGAGGAATTAGACCAAAGATTCCAGGAACTGGGAAATAAGATCTTGAAAGCGAGGCAGAAATTTCGTAAGATTAAAGAAGCCGATGCCATCTTATCAGAAATATTCGAGCCGGAAATATGAAAGAGTTCATTGTAGATTTCTTTAAAAGCTACGGAAGCAGAGTTACAGAACAAGATCATGTTCTACGCATTGATTTATCCCCGGAACTGACTACGTACTTTCAGCGACCTACCCTACAATTGGTTTTTAACTCCCAGTATTTGAGCCCGGAAACTGAACTGGTTACTTATGGAAGTTATATCTTTAACCAGATCTATGATCTGTTGAAAGATCGTGGGATTAAAACCTTTTTAAAACTTCCCAGGCGGATATCTACTACAAAAAGAACTTCTTTAGAAACTATTCAATTCTGTAATGGAGAGCTTGTTGGTAAAAAAACCCAACGGACCTATCAGGTCGATTGGTATTTCAATTTTAAAATAACCTACTGGTTTGATGAAAAAATAGAGGAAACCTATGCCCTTAAGATAGATTCTCGAGGAGTTATAACCCGATGTCCTGATCCCTTCTCCGAATTATTTTGGATTCAGGGAGAATTAAACGGGCAAAAATCTCGACCTCCCTTATCCCGGAACAAAATACGTCAGTTGTATGAGCGATGCCTGACCGAAGTACAGGCCTATGCCCGAGAGCAGAGTATCAAACTTCAGGAAAAGTTAATGGAGAGGCTCTATAATAATCTTTCTCGTTTGGAGGTTTATTATCGTCAATGTCAGGATGAGGTAACAGGAACCGATGAGAGACAGCGAGAAAAAAAACTGGAACTTCTCCAACAAGAATATCGGTTAAAAGTTGAAGAAGAATTAGATAATCATCAAATTCAAATTTTAATATCCCTGATCAATTTTTGTAGTGTTCAAACCCCTGTTTTGTATCGGCGATTTCTTTTGAGAGCGTATGGTAAGGAAGAGGAACTGGTTTTAGTTAAAAATCTTTTTTCAGGTAAGGTAGAATACCCGGTCTGTAGTTCCTGTGATACCCAACTTTACATAGCCGGGATGTGTGGACTTGGGGCTCATATAGCCTGTAATAAGTGCCTGGGTCATTGCCAGGAATGCGATCAAGACGTCTGTTCCAGTTGTGGAATTCATGCCTGTGAGTATTGCCAAATCGATGTTTGCCAGGATTGCAGACGGATTTGTAATGAGTGTGGCAAGTGGTTTTGTAACCAACATGTCCTGGGATGCCGATTGTGTAAAATCGAATTTTGTGAAACCTGCGCCGAAACTTGTCAGGTCTGTGGCTGGACGGTATGCGGCAGACATCTTATTCGATGTACCGTCTGTGAGGGAAAAACCTGTTCCCGGTGCAAAACTTCCTGTGCCCATTGTGAAGAAGAGGTTTGTAATACCCATTTAATTGCCTGCAGCTTTTGTGGACAACTCACCTGCACCCATTGTATAGAGATTTGTGAGACCTGTAGTTGTCAGATTTGTACCCGTCATGCGTACACCTGTACCCTCAGTAAAAAACGACTTTGTCAGAAAGATTCCGCCCGCTGCCAAAGTTGTTATACAAGGGTTAGTAAAGAATTTATCCGAAGTTGTGACATTGGCAGTGAAAAAATTTGTGTCCTATGTGCCGAAATTTGCTCGCAGTGTCAATTGCCGTTCTGTTATGAGCATAGGGATGAACTAAAATCCTGTGGCAGGTGTGGAAAGGCCTATTGCCTGCTCTGTCGAGATCGAAGGAAGGCCTGTCCAACTTGTGAAAGTTTAGAATATGTCTAGATTTGTATCCATTAAAACTGAATTACGAGATGGGGATATCCTGAAGGAGAGCTTACGGGAGTTAAAATGTACCGTAATCCCTCAAACAGAAATGACCCTGTACGCAAAAACACAACCCATTAGCTTCCTATCTGTAACCCCTTTTGGAAGGGTTGGATTCAGGATCAATGATCAGGGTCAGTATGAAATGGTGGGAGATGAAGAAGTCCTCAAGAAACAAGGAAACTTCCTGGATAGATTAACCCAACGATATGCCTATAATAAAGTAGTTAAGGAAGCTAAAAAAGCTGGATTTTCCTTCATAAAAGAGGAGGTTATGGAAGACAATAGCATTCGGGTTGTCATTCGCAAATGGTAATATGGAAAAAAAAGAGATCGAATTTATTATAAAACCCAATGGGGAGGTGGAATTTACCGTTAAAGGGGTCAAAGGAAAAAAGTGTGTGCCTCTGGCAGATCTGTTTAAAACCCTGGGAGAAATAACAAATGCCAGGAATACCTCGGAGTATTACGAAGAGGATAAAGAAGATAAGGTAAAAACCTATAAATTCTAAGAAGGGGTCCTATAGGGTGGGAGGGAAAATCTGTAAGATAATGAGGATAGGTAATTTGGCCATTCTGATTTGCAAGAACATCCGGAATGAAACGTGGAAAAGCAGAAACACAGATAAAGCGAAAGATCCTTACCCTATGTGGGCTTCTTCTGGGTCCGGGTCTCATCCCGGATGCTTCGGGGGGTTCCAAAATTTCTAGAACTTCCTTTTAATGAAAAATTTCTTCTCCCCTTCAAGTTAAATTCTTCCAGCCCGACTATGTTTTCTTCACCCCGCAAGTTCCTTATTTAACCGGATTAAAATCGGCTGGTTTATCTCTCATGACGTAAAACAGGCAATCTTCCTCATCACCGCAACGGCCTTGATGGATCATACCGGCCGGTATATATCCATACGTACCCGGGCCAATCACCAACTCCTTTCCCCCCTCAAGGGGAAGGGTGAGTTTGCCTTTCACTCCAACAATTTGTTCGGCATTACTATGCCAGTGTTTTACGCCCACAAAGGATTTAGGCAGTCGGATCAAAACATCGGATGGTTCTTTTGTTGGATCTCCTCGAAGAACGGCGACTTCACAGCCATCCGGCGCATCGGGTCTACAGGGGCTCCATTTGACGCTGTCCGGAGTAATATTCAACGGATTGGCAGTAACCTGGGGTCGTTGCTTTTCCTGGGAAGAAGCTGTATCGGATAAGATCCAGGTAGCTGATACCACAAAAATCAGAATAACGGAAACAAACTTATGGGAATAGGCAAGATTGGGTAACATAGGTGCTCTCCTTTCTAAAAGAAATCAAAGTTAGGAAGTGAAAAAAGGTCGCGCAGTTCTTTATGGATTACAGCCTGGAGCGTCTCCTGATAAATGTGGGGACTCATATTTTCTTTATAAGGTACTAATTTTTGTTCAGCTTGCACGAAGAGACGTTCTATCTGAGTAACCGGTAATGTTTTCTTAATGGTCAGGATCAATTTCTCTTCCAGCTCCTTCAACTGACCGTGAACCTGGGCAGGGTCAAAAGTCGAAGGCGTTTCTTCAACCTGGGAGCGAAGGGAATTCAGAGAGGAAGTAGTTTGCTGTAGAGC from Candidatus Limnocylindrales bacterium harbors:
- a CDS encoding cupin domain-containing protein, with product MLPNLAYSHKFVSVILIFVVSATWILSDTASSQEKQRPQVTANPLNITPDSVKWSPCRPDAPDGCEVAVLRGDPTKEPSDVLIRLPKSFVGVKHWHSNAEQIVGVKGKLTLPLEGGKELVIGPGTYGYIPAGMIHQGRCGDEEDCLFYVMRDKPADFNPVK
- a CDS encoding SNF2-related protein; the protein is MDIERFEWLEIPEEKRVKSELKRETPDVSAKRCPKCGWLDHISVVECFRCGYDYQTGHLYADFLKNRNLEIPEPVVKVTLDFNRILNSRRVDSYQDYLLRLQVEEHALIKGFDKLISLSSSNIIHYQHQLDTALKVLNQMRGQALLADEVGLGKTIEAGIIMKELMERGLIKKILILTPASLVTQWQEELLTKFGETFIIAENPADWKEDKIIASLSKAQRPEIAKLIYPYSYDLLIIDEAHKLKSRFTQRFKFVNQIKKKYVLMLTATPVHNDLTELYSLVTILKPGLLGTIRAFKRQYVSKQDPRQPKNEARLKKLLSEVMVRNRRSSVGIQFPSRRAAIYHFNLTPEEQRLYQEVTNYIREEFKAETRNQYHLLSLTTLQKELCSSARAVKATLAKMADREQYPRITRQRFQFFMELADKIRSPRKVEALLEIIHQFKGKFVIFTEFLNTLFYLQETLETHGISTRIFHGGMSLSQRLEAIRDLERSAQVLISTQAGGEGLNLQFCHQMINYDLPWNPMMVEQRIGRLHRLGQSKEVLIFNLSTNATIEAHILELLAKKIRLFELVIGELDLILGAMDDKRSFEQVITDIWISSQNNEELDQRFQELGNKILKARQKFRKIKEADAILSEIFEPEI
- the rsmI gene encoding 16S rRNA (cytidine(1402)-2'-O)-methyltransferase — its product is MAGILYIVSTPIGNYEDITLRALRILREVDLVVCEEFKEGKKLLHHYEIQTELESLNEHNEAQITPYLLDQLVQGKRIALISDAGTPVFSDPGLSLVQKALEASIPVHPVPGPSSLMAALVVCGFDLSKFLYYGWLSPKKEIRRRELSALKKERKPIVLLDTPYRLIPVLEDITLIFGPDQEIAVALDLTLPSEEIRRGPVGKVRDYYKEKKTSGEFVLIINSPQPPRKSTGR
- a CDS encoding DUF1257 domain-containing protein, giving the protein MSRFVSIKTELRDGDILKESLRELKCTVIPQTEMTLYAKTQPISFLSVTPFGRVGFRINDQGQYEMVGDEEVLKKQGNFLDRLTQRYAYNKVVKEAKKAGFSFIKEEVMEDNSIRVVIRKW
- a CDS encoding DUF2997 domain-containing protein encodes the protein MEKKEIEFIIKPNGEVEFTVKGVKGKKCVPLADLFKTLGEITNARNTSEYYEEDKEDKVKTYKF